The following proteins come from a genomic window of Syntrophales bacterium:
- the nrdR gene encoding transcriptional regulator NrdR: MKCPFCGNAENKVIDSRVSKDSNSIRRRRECLGCGKRFTTYEYVEEVLPVVVKKDGRREPFDMLKIKNGIKKACEKRPIPTEAIEAIIERIEQACQEYQGKEIPSTDIGEQVMRELKELDGVAYVRFASVYRSFKDVGDFMEELQDFLQVNKKNQK, translated from the coding sequence ATGAAATGCCCGTTCTGCGGAAACGCGGAAAACAAGGTCATCGATTCCCGGGTGAGCAAGGACAGCAACTCCATCCGCCGCCGCAGGGAATGCCTGGGCTGCGGAAAGCGCTTTACGACCTACGAGTACGTCGAGGAAGTCCTGCCGGTGGTGGTCAAGAAGGACGGCCGCCGGGAGCCCTTCGACATGCTGAAGATCAAAAACGGCATCAAGAAGGCCTGCGAGAAGCGGCCCATCCCCACGGAGGCGATCGAGGCGATCATCGAGCGGATCGAGCAGGCCTGCCAGGAGTACCAGGGAAAGGAGATCCCCTCGACGGACATCGGGGAGCAGGTCATGCGGGAGCTGAAAGAGCTCGACGGCGTGGCCTACGTTCGGTTCGCCTCGGTGTACCGGTCCTTCAAGGACGTTGGGGACTTCATGGAGGAGTTGCAGGACTTCCTCCAGGTCAACAAGAAGAATCAGAAATAG
- a CDS encoding cytidine/deoxycytidylate deaminase family protein → MTEDGAKRPSWDEYFMDIVGVVARRSTCVRRKVGAALVRDRRILSTGYNGAPSGMAHCLDRGCLRLEMNVPSGERHELCRGLHAEQNAIIQAALHGVSVRGATLYCTNQPCVICAKMIINAGIIRIVIRDGYQDGLAAEMLQEAGIEVSRT, encoded by the coding sequence ATGACGGAAGACGGGGCGAAGCGTCCCTCCTGGGACGAGTACTTCATGGACATCGTCGGGGTCGTCGCCCGGCGCTCCACCTGTGTGCGGCGCAAGGTCGGGGCGGCCCTGGTCCGGGACCGGCGGATCCTGTCCACGGGGTACAACGGCGCCCCCTCCGGGATGGCCCACTGCCTCGACCGGGGCTGTCTCCGGCTGGAGATGAATGTCCCCTCGGGGGAGCGCCACGAGTTGTGCCGGGGGCTGCACGCGGAGCAGAACGCCATCATCCAGGCGGCCCTCCATGGCGTCAGCGTCCGGGGAGCGACCCTGTACTGCACGAACCAGCCCTGTGTGATCTGCGCGAAGATGATCATCAACGCGGGGATCATCCGGATCGTCATCCGCGACGGCTACCAGGACGGCCTGGCGGCGGAGATGCTCCAGGAGGCGGGCATCGAGGTGTCCAGAACATGA